From the Burkholderia ubonensis subsp. mesacidophila genome, the window CGAAGAATTCCGCGACCTCGCGCGCGTGGTCGGGGTCGGCGAACTGCCGCTCGGTCGGGAACGTGTATTTGTCGAGCCACGGCAGCAGGCCGGGCGCCGGCGACGCGATCATGTCCGTCTGCGGATAGTGGATGTGCGTATCGATGAAGCCGGGCACGATCAGCTTGTCGCGCAGGTCATGCACGAGCGCGTCGGGCGGCAGCGTCGCGGCGAGCCGCGCGTGCGGGCCGGCCGCGACGACCTTGCCGTCGTCGACGATCAGGAGGCCGTCGGTCTCGTGGTGCGCGGCCTGGTCGGATTGCGCCGGGTCGCCGCTGAAGGTCAGCAGCTGGGCGCGGAAAGCGGTTTGCGTCATGACGAATGGTCCTGCGTGGAAAAAACGATCAGCGTGGTGCGAGCGGCGGCGTGGGGCGGGTTGCAACGGCCCGCGCCGCCTCGGATATCAATCGGAAAAGCGTTCCTCAAGGTCTGTCGCCGTGACCGCGGCAGTCCGCATTCGTCGGTCGCATCGTCAGGCGGCGTGCCAGTACGCGTCGAGGCGCGCGGTCAGCGCGTCGCGTTGCGCGGCGTCGACGAACGACGCCTCGAAGCCGTTGCGGATCACGGTGTGGACTTCCGCGTCCGTCAGGCGCAGCCCTTCGACGGTCGCGAAATAGTTGTCGTTGACGTAGCCGCCGAAGTAGGCCGGATCGTCGGAATTGATCGTCACCGCGACACCCTGGTCGAGCAGCGCCTTCAGCGTGTGCTTCGCCATGTCGTCGAACACGCACAGCTTCAGGTTCGACAGCGGGCAGACGGTCAGCGCCATGCGCGATTGCGCGAGGCGGTCGACGAGCGCCGCATCCTCGATGCTGCGCACGCCGTGGTCGATCCGGTCGACCTTCAGCAGGTCGAGCGCTTCATACACGTAGGCGGGCGGGCCTTCCTCGCCCGCGTGCGCGACGAGCTTCAGGCCGAGCGCACGCGCCTTCTCGAACACCCGCGCGAACTTCGACGGCGGGTTGCCGCGCTCGGACGAGTCGAGGCCGACGCCGATCAGGCGATGCTTGTACTGCTCGAAGAGCGGCAGCGCGGCGTCGAACGTCGCGAGCGCATCCTCTTCGGACAGATGGCGCAGGAAGCACAGGATCAGCCGGCTCGACAGGCCGCGCTGCTCCGCGTCGGCGAGCGCGCGCTCGATCCCCGCGACGACCGTCGCGATCGGCACGCCGCGCTCGGTGTGCGTCTGCGGGTCGAAGAACAGCTCGGTGTGGACGACGTTGTCCGCGAGCGCGCGTTCGCAGTACGCGGCCGTCATGTCGTAGAAATCCTGCTCGGTGAGCAGCACGCTCGCGCCCGCGTAGTAGATGTCGAGGAACGACTGCAGGTCGGTGAACGCGTACGCGGCGCGCAGCGCGTCGATCGAGTCGTACGCGAGCTTCACGTTGTTGCGCTTCGCGAGCGCGAAGATCAGCTCCGGCTCGAGCGAGCCTTCGATATGGATGTGCAGCTCCGCTTTCGGCGCACGGGCGATTTTCTCTTTGAATGTCGGGGTCATGGCGTTTTTCTTGGTCGGTCAGAAAGTAGGGGAAGCCTGCGCGGGCGCATGCGCATTTGCTTCGACGGCCTGCAGCAACTGCGCGGCCACCGAGATCGCGATCACTTCGGGCGCCTTGTCGACGATGCCTTCGACGCCGATCGGGCAACGCATCCGCGCGATCTGCGCCGGATCGATGCCGATCGCCGCGAGCCGGTGATCGAACTGCACGCGCTTCGGGTGCGAGCCGATCATCCCGAAGTACGCGTAGTCGCCGCGCCGCAGGATGCGCTCGGCCAGCACGAAGTCGCGCGCATGATCGTGCGTCATCACGACGAAGTAGCTCTGCGGCGGCGCGGCGTCGACGGCGTCGTCCGGCGTGTCGCTCGCGTCGATCGTCAGGTTGGCGATCCCGGCGAGCGTGTCGGACGGCGGGAACGCCGCGTCGCGCCGGTCGACCCAGCGCACGCTGCACGGCAGCGTCGCGAGCACCTTCACGAGCGCGGTGCTCACGTGCCCGGCGCCGAACAGCACGACCGGGAACGCATGCGGCGCAATCGTCTCGGTCATCAGCGAGACGCCGCCGGTTTCCCACAGCAGGCAGTCGGCGCGCGCGGCGGCCGGCTCCGGCTCGCTCAGGAGCGGCGCGCCCGGCGAGGGGCCGAATGATACGCTACGCACGGTCGCGGCGCCGGCCGCGACGCGTTTCGCGAGCGACATGATCCAGCCGAGATCGCCGACGTCGAGCCGCTCGAACGCGAGCACCACCGCGCCGCCGCAGCACTGGCCGAGGCTCGGGCCGAGCGCGAGCCGCTCGAGCTTGCGCGCGTGCGGCACGTGCGCGCCGTCCTTCAGCAGGTGCCGCGCGATTTCGATCGCCTTCCATTCCAGATGGCCGCCGCCGATCGTGTGGCGCGCGGTGTCGCGCGTCACGAGCATCTTGGTGCCGGCTTCGCGCGGCGCGGAGCCGTCGGTGTGCGCGACGGTGACGAGCACGGCCGCTTCGCCGTGCGCGAGCATGTGCTGGAGATCGCCGAGCCAAGGTTCCATCAGCGCGCTCCCGGACGGTCGGCGCAGGATGCGCGGGGCGCTCTGGCGGGCGCGGAGCGGGGCGTGCGAAGTGCGCCGCGGAATGAGTCGCCAAATGCGGCGCGGACGCCATGAGGGTGACAGATGCGGATGGTTTGCGTTGTCATGATGAATCCAGTCGACATTGCGGATCAGGCGCGCGTTACGCAGGGATCGAGACCGCCCGGCCTCGCGCACGTAGATCGCCATCCAGCACGCACGATAGCACTGCAAAAAGGCCGGAAGATCGTCCGGCATTGATGCGCGCTATCAGACGGCGATCATGTCGATCATAGGCCCGTCGCGGGACGTTGCGGGTCCGGCAGCCGGCGGCCGGGCCGGGACGCAGGCCCGGCGGGGGGCGATGGTGAAGCGGGGCGGGAGGCGATCTGCCTGGAAAGGCGCGCCGCAAAGGGGTAGGTGTTTACGCGTGGCCGGCGAGGTGCGGCCGGCCAGGCGCGGCCGGCAACACCCGGCTGGTCGAACTTGCCCGGCGTGCGGCCGCGGCCGCACGCGCGGAACCGCTCGCGGCTCAGGCCACGAGCTTGCGGCGATGGCGCCAGAGGCTTGCGGCGACCGGGATCAGGATCGCCGCGAAGCCGATCAGCGCCCAGCCGGGCAGCAGGATGCCGAAAATCGGCGGATAGACCGTCTCGCACAGGCCGGCGACCTTGAACATGCCGGGGAACCAGTGCGCGGGCGGCAGGCTGTCGACGATCGGCTGCAGCGTGTCGAAGCCGCAACTGAAGCCGGGGTTCATCTGGATCGACAGGTGCCGGGCGGCGGTGCCGACGCCGGCGGCCGCGGAGATCGC encodes:
- a CDS encoding adenosine deaminase, which translates into the protein MTPTFKEKIARAPKAELHIHIEGSLEPELIFALAKRNNVKLAYDSIDALRAAYAFTDLQSFLDIYYAGASVLLTEQDFYDMTAAYCERALADNVVHTELFFDPQTHTERGVPIATVVAGIERALADAEQRGLSSRLILCFLRHLSEEDALATFDAALPLFEQYKHRLIGVGLDSSERGNPPSKFARVFEKARALGLKLVAHAGEEGPPAYVYEALDLLKVDRIDHGVRSIEDAALVDRLAQSRMALTVCPLSNLKLCVFDDMAKHTLKALLDQGVAVTINSDDPAYFGGYVNDNYFATVEGLRLTDAEVHTVIRNGFEASFVDAAQRDALTARLDAYWHAA
- a CDS encoding disulfide bond formation protein B, with translation MNDYTLALRRERRLLMLLGWVCIALLAGALYLQYVKNEDPCPLCIIQRYFFAAIGIFAFLAAGMHHWRGVWLLELLIAISAAAGVGTAARHLSIQMNPGFSCGFDTLQPIVDSLPPAHWFPGMFKVAGLCETVYPPIFGILLPGWALIGFAAILIPVAASLWRHRRKLVA
- the xdhC gene encoding xanthine dehydrogenase accessory protein XdhC, with amino-acid sequence MEPWLGDLQHMLAHGEAAVLVTVAHTDGSAPREAGTKMLVTRDTARHTIGGGHLEWKAIEIARHLLKDGAHVPHARKLERLALGPSLGQCCGGAVVLAFERLDVGDLGWIMSLAKRVAAGAATVRSVSFGPSPGAPLLSEPEPAAARADCLLWETGGVSLMTETIAPHAFPVVLFGAGHVSTALVKVLATLPCSVRWVDRRDAAFPPSDTLAGIANLTIDASDTPDDAVDAAPPQSYFVVMTHDHARDFVLAERILRRGDYAYFGMIGSHPKRVQFDHRLAAIGIDPAQIARMRCPIGVEGIVDKAPEVIAISVAAQLLQAVEANAHAPAQASPTF